From one Streptomyces sp. CA-210063 genomic stretch:
- a CDS encoding acyl-CoA dehydrogenase family protein, translating to MRRTVFNEDHEAFRETLRAFIEAEVVPVYDEWFAAGQAPREFYYKLAELGLFGINVPEEFGGAGIDSYKFEAVMYEETARAGVHFGGSGVHVLLGLPYIKMLANDEQKKRFLPKFVSGEEMWALAMTEPGTGSDLAGMKTTAKLSEDGTHYVLNGSKTFITGGVHADRVIVCARTDAPSAEDRRHGISLFAVDTKSEGYSIGRKLDKLGLRTSDTAELAFVDVKVPVEDLLGEENKGFYYLGHNLASERWGIAFGAYAQAKAAVRFAKQYVQDRVVFGKPVASFQNTKFELAACQAEVDAAEAVADRALEALDAGELTPAEAASAKLFCTEVAHRVIDRCLQLHGGYGFMNEYPIARLYADNRVNRIYGGTSEIMKSIIAKDMGL from the coding sequence GTGCGCCGTACGGTGTTCAACGAGGATCACGAGGCGTTCCGGGAGACCCTGCGTGCCTTCATCGAGGCCGAGGTCGTGCCCGTGTACGACGAGTGGTTCGCCGCCGGCCAGGCGCCGCGCGAGTTCTACTACAAGCTGGCCGAGCTGGGTCTCTTCGGCATCAACGTGCCGGAGGAGTTCGGCGGCGCCGGCATCGACTCGTACAAGTTCGAGGCCGTGATGTACGAGGAGACGGCCCGTGCGGGCGTCCACTTCGGTGGCTCCGGTGTGCATGTGCTGCTCGGTCTGCCGTACATCAAGATGCTCGCGAACGACGAGCAGAAGAAGCGGTTCCTGCCCAAGTTCGTCTCCGGTGAGGAGATGTGGGCGCTGGCCATGACCGAGCCGGGCACCGGGTCCGACCTCGCGGGCATGAAGACCACCGCCAAGCTCAGCGAGGACGGCACGCACTACGTCCTCAACGGGTCCAAGACCTTCATCACCGGTGGTGTCCACGCCGACCGCGTGATCGTCTGTGCGCGCACCGACGCGCCCAGCGCCGAGGACCGGCGGCACGGCATCTCCCTCTTCGCCGTGGACACCAAGTCCGAGGGCTACTCGATAGGGCGGAAGCTCGACAAGCTCGGGCTGCGCACCTCCGACACCGCCGAGCTGGCGTTCGTCGACGTCAAGGTCCCGGTCGAGGACCTGCTCGGCGAGGAGAACAAGGGCTTCTACTACCTCGGCCACAACCTCGCCTCCGAGCGCTGGGGCATCGCCTTCGGCGCCTACGCGCAGGCCAAGGCCGCCGTCCGGTTCGCCAAGCAGTACGTCCAGGACCGCGTCGTCTTCGGCAAGCCCGTCGCGTCGTTCCAGAACACCAAGTTCGAGCTGGCCGCCTGCCAGGCCGAGGTGGACGCGGCCGAGGCCGTCGCCGACCGCGCGCTCGAAGCCCTCGACGCCGGTGAGCTGACGCCCGCCGAGGCCGCCAGCGCCAAGCTGTTCTGCACCGAGGTCGCCCACCGCGTCATCGACCGCTGCCTCCAGCTGCACGGCGGCTACGGCTTCATGAACGAGTACCCGATCGCCCGCCTGTACGCGGACAACCGCGTCAACCGCATCTACGGCGGCACCAGCGAGATCATGAAGTCGATCATCGCCAAGGACATGGGTCTGTAG
- the speB gene encoding agmatinase: protein MSSIETPRGPVDAPRGPVDSSRVPRYAGPATYARLPRLDEVGRADVAVVGVPFDSGVSYRPGARFGGNAIREASRLLRPYNPAQDASPFALAQVADAGDIAANPFNINEAVDTVEAAADELLGTGARLMTLGGDHTIALPLLRSVAKKHGPVALLHFDAHLDTWDTYFGAEYTHGTPFRRAVEEGILDTEALSHVGTRGPLYGKQDLTDDEKMGFGIVTSADVMRRGVDEVADQLRQRIGDRPLYISIDIDCLDPAHAPGTGTPEAGGMTSRELLEILRGLASCNLVSADVVEVAPAYDHAEITAVAASHTAYELTTIMARQIAETRKENEGK from the coding sequence ATGAGCAGCATCGAGACGCCCCGCGGTCCCGTCGACGCGCCCCGCGGCCCGGTCGACTCCTCCCGCGTCCCCCGGTACGCCGGCCCCGCGACCTACGCCCGGCTGCCCCGCCTCGACGAGGTCGGCCGCGCGGACGTCGCGGTCGTGGGCGTGCCGTTCGACTCGGGCGTCTCGTACCGGCCGGGCGCCCGCTTCGGGGGCAACGCGATCCGTGAGGCGTCCCGGCTGCTGCGCCCCTACAACCCGGCCCAGGACGCCTCCCCCTTCGCCCTCGCCCAGGTCGCGGACGCCGGTGACATCGCCGCCAACCCGTTCAACATCAACGAGGCGGTGGACACGGTCGAGGCGGCGGCGGACGAGTTGCTGGGCACGGGGGCCCGGCTGATGACCCTCGGCGGCGACCACACCATCGCCCTCCCGCTGCTGCGCTCGGTCGCCAAGAAGCACGGTCCGGTGGCGCTGCTGCACTTCGACGCGCACCTCGACACTTGGGACACGTACTTCGGCGCCGAGTACACGCACGGCACCCCGTTCCGGCGGGCGGTGGAGGAGGGGATCCTCGACACGGAGGCACTGTCGCACGTGGGCACACGCGGCCCGCTGTACGGCAAGCAGGACCTCACCGACGACGAGAAGATGGGCTTCGGGATCGTGACGTCGGCGGACGTGATGCGGCGCGGCGTCGACGAGGTCGCCGACCAGCTGCGTCAGCGCATCGGCGACCGCCCCCTCTACATCTCCATCGACATCGACTGCCTCGACCCGGCCCACGCGCCGGGCACGGGGACGCCGGAGGCCGGCGGCATGACCTCCCGGGAGCTGCTGGAGATCCTGCGGGGGCTGGCGTCCTGCAACCTGGTATCGGCCGACGTCGTCGAGGTGGCGCCCGCGTACGATCACGCCGAGATCACCGCGGTGGCCGCCTCGCACACGGCGTACGAGCTCACCACGATCATGGCCCGGCAGATCGCCGAGACCCGCAAGGAGAACGAGGGCAAGTGA
- a CDS encoding carboxyl transferase domain-containing protein — MDQAPELTTAADPAAEAWRANEDAHRALTEQLRAKLAAARLGGGEKARARHTARGKLLPRDRVDTLLDPGSPFLELAPLAADGMYDGQAPAAGVIAGIGRVSGRECVVVANDATVKGGTYYPMTVKKHLRAQEVALENRLPCLYLVDSGGAFLPMQDEVFPDREHFGRIFYNQARMSGAGIPQIAAVLGSCTAGGAYVPAMSDEAVIVRNQGTIFLGGPPLVKAATGEVVTAEELGGGEVHSRISGVTDHLAENDAHALRIVRNIVSTLPSRGPLPWSVEPAVEPKVDPYTLYGAVPVDSRTPYDVREVIARVVDGSRFAEFKAEFGQTLVTGFARIHGHPVGIVANNGILFSESAQKGAHFIELCDQRGIPLVFLQNISGFMVGRDYEAGGIAKHGAKMVTAVACTRVPKLTVVIGGSYGAGNYSMCGRAYSPRFLWMWPNAKISVMGGEQAASVLATVKRDQSEARGENWPAEEEEAFKDPIRAQYERQGNAYYATARLWDDGVIDPLDTRQVLGLALTACANAPLGDPQFGVFRM, encoded by the coding sequence ATGGACCAGGCACCGGAGCTGACGACCGCGGCGGATCCCGCGGCGGAGGCCTGGCGGGCAAACGAGGACGCGCACCGCGCCCTCACCGAACAGCTGCGCGCCAAGCTGGCCGCCGCCCGGCTCGGCGGCGGCGAGAAGGCGCGGGCCCGGCACACCGCACGCGGCAAGCTGCTGCCGCGCGACAGGGTCGACACCCTCCTCGATCCGGGGTCTCCCTTCCTGGAGCTGGCCCCCCTCGCCGCCGACGGGATGTACGACGGGCAGGCCCCGGCGGCGGGCGTGATCGCCGGGATCGGCCGGGTCAGCGGCCGTGAGTGCGTCGTCGTCGCCAATGACGCCACCGTCAAGGGCGGCACGTACTACCCGATGACCGTGAAGAAGCATCTGCGGGCACAGGAGGTGGCGCTGGAGAACCGCCTCCCCTGTCTCTACCTCGTCGACTCCGGCGGCGCCTTCCTCCCCATGCAGGACGAGGTGTTCCCCGACCGCGAGCACTTCGGCCGCATCTTCTACAACCAGGCCCGGATGTCGGGGGCGGGGATTCCGCAGATCGCCGCCGTGCTGGGGTCGTGCACGGCGGGCGGCGCGTACGTCCCCGCCATGAGCGACGAGGCCGTGATCGTCCGCAACCAAGGGACGATCTTCCTCGGTGGCCCCCCGCTCGTGAAGGCCGCCACCGGCGAGGTCGTCACCGCCGAGGAGCTGGGCGGCGGCGAGGTCCACTCCCGGATCTCCGGCGTCACCGACCACCTCGCGGAGAACGACGCCCACGCCCTGCGCATCGTGCGGAACATCGTCTCCACCCTCCCCTCCCGGGGCCCGCTCCCCTGGTCGGTCGAGCCGGCCGTCGAGCCCAAGGTGGACCCGTACACGCTGTACGGCGCCGTCCCGGTCGACTCCCGCACGCCCTACGACGTACGCGAGGTCATCGCGCGCGTGGTCGACGGTTCGCGGTTCGCCGAGTTCAAGGCCGAGTTCGGGCAGACCCTCGTCACCGGCTTCGCCCGGATCCACGGCCACCCGGTCGGGATCGTCGCCAACAACGGCATCCTCTTCTCCGAGTCCGCCCAGAAGGGCGCCCACTTCATCGAGCTGTGCGACCAGCGCGGCATCCCGCTGGTCTTCCTGCAGAACATCTCCGGCTTCATGGTCGGCCGGGACTACGAGGCCGGTGGCATCGCCAAGCACGGCGCCAAGATGGTGACGGCCGTGGCCTGCACCCGCGTCCCCAAGCTGACGGTCGTGATCGGCGGCTCGTACGGCGCGGGCAACTACTCGATGTGCGGCCGGGCCTACTCCCCCCGCTTCCTGTGGATGTGGCCCAACGCCAAGATCTCCGTGATGGGCGGCGAGCAGGCCGCGTCCGTCCTCGCGACCGTGAAGCGGGACCAGTCCGAGGCGCGCGGCGAGAACTGGCCGGCGGAAGAGGAAGAGGCCTTCAAGGACCCGATCCGCGCCCAGTACGAGCGCCAGGGCAACGCCTACTACGCCACCGCCCGCCTCTGGGACGACGGGGTCATCGACCCGCTCGACACCCGCCAGGTCCTGGGCCTCGCTCTTACCGCCTGTGCCAACGCGCCCCTGGGTGACCCCCAGTTCGGCGTCTTCCGGATGTAG
- a CDS encoding thiamine pyrophosphate-binding protein — translation MTHDHDLVLRPTAAQTEAALNPPHGRNGGDLVVETLAGLGATTVFGLPGQHALGMFDALRRSDLRYIGLRVENNAGFAADAYGRITGEAAPLLLSTGPGALTSLAALQEAAAASAPVLAISSQIPTAGLGGGRHGYLHELPDQSASFRGVVKSVHTVRAQSQIPSAVAAAWQSALTAPHGPVWVEIPQDVLLAETSIPVVTGGDAFPEELPPRPELTALAAHLLISAARPAIIAGGGVVRADASGKLRQLAERLSAPVVTTFGGKGAFPWTHPLSLQSWLEDRHTTDFLEDADVLLVVGSGLGELSSNYHTFRPRGRVIQIEADLGKLESNHPALGIHADARLALQALLETIEEPREDESAPERVRDVLARVGERIDGQQLTLEQDLLASIRRALPPRAPSFWDMTILAYWAWSAFDAKGPNLMHSAQGSGGLGYAFPAALGAAAADPTQPVLAVSGDGGALYSIAELATARQYDLDVTWLIVDDGGYGILREYMTDAFGETTGTELTRPDFVALAESFGVPGLRTTPETLTEDLAKSLATPGPSVVVLPTVLRMFAPTHVQN, via the coding sequence GTGACCCACGACCACGACCTGGTACTCCGCCCGACGGCCGCCCAGACGGAGGCCGCGCTGAACCCTCCCCACGGCCGCAACGGCGGAGACCTGGTCGTGGAGACGCTGGCCGGCCTCGGCGCGACGACCGTCTTCGGGCTGCCCGGCCAGCACGCGCTCGGCATGTTCGACGCGCTGCGCCGCTCGGACCTGCGGTACATCGGTCTGCGAGTGGAGAACAACGCCGGCTTCGCGGCGGACGCGTACGGCCGCATCACCGGCGAGGCGGCCCCGCTGCTCCTGTCGACGGGCCCGGGCGCGCTCACGTCCCTGGCCGCGCTCCAGGAGGCGGCGGCCGCCTCGGCCCCCGTCCTCGCCATCAGCAGCCAGATCCCGACGGCCGGCCTGGGCGGTGGCCGCCACGGCTACCTCCACGAACTCCCGGACCAGTCCGCCTCGTTCAGGGGTGTCGTCAAGTCCGTCCACACCGTCCGTGCGCAGTCCCAGATCCCCTCCGCCGTTGCCGCCGCCTGGCAGTCCGCGCTGACCGCCCCGCACGGCCCGGTGTGGGTGGAGATCCCGCAGGACGTACTCCTGGCCGAGACGTCGATCCCGGTGGTGACGGGCGGCGACGCCTTCCCCGAGGAGCTGCCGCCGCGCCCCGAACTGACCGCGCTGGCAGCCCACTTGCTGATCTCCGCGGCCCGCCCGGCGATCATCGCGGGCGGCGGGGTCGTACGGGCGGACGCGTCCGGCAAGCTGCGGCAGCTGGCGGAGCGGCTGTCGGCGCCGGTCGTGACGACGTTCGGCGGGAAGGGCGCGTTCCCGTGGACGCATCCGCTGTCGCTCCAGTCCTGGCTGGAGGACCGCCACACGACGGACTTCCTGGAGGACGCGGACGTCCTGCTGGTCGTCGGCTCCGGGCTCGGCGAACTCTCCTCGAACTACCACACGTTCAGGCCCCGGGGACGCGTGATCCAGATCGAGGCGGACCTCGGGAAGCTGGAGTCGAACCACCCGGCCCTGGGTATCCACGCGGACGCGCGACTGGCGTTGCAGGCGCTGCTGGAGACGATCGAGGAGCCGCGGGAGGACGAGTCGGCGCCGGAGCGGGTGCGTGACGTGCTCGCGCGGGTTGGTGAGCGTATCGATGGACAACAACTCACCCTCGAACAGGACTTGTTGGCATCCATCCGGCGGGCCCTGCCGCCTCGCGCGCCCTCCTTCTGGGACATGACGATCCTGGCGTACTGGGCCTGGTCGGCCTTCGACGCCAAGGGCCCCAACCTCATGCACTCCGCCCAGGGCTCCGGCGGGCTCGGCTACGCCTTCCCGGCGGCCCTCGGCGCGGCGGCGGCCGACCCGACGCAGCCGGTGCTGGCCGTCTCGGGCGACGGCGGCGCGCTGTACTCGATCGCGGAGCTGGCCACCGCCCGGCAGTACGACCTCGACGTCACCTGGCTCATCGTCGACGACGGCGGATACGGCATCCTCCGCGAGTACATGACGGACGCGTTCGGGGAGACGACCGGCACCGAGCTGACGCGACCGGACTTTGTGGCGCTGGCGGAGTCGTTCGGGGTGCCGGGCCTGCGGACCACCCCCGAGACCCTCACCGAGGACCTGGCCAAGTCCCTTGCCACGCCCGGCCCTTCGGTGGTCGTGCTCCCGACGGTGCTGCGGATGTTCGCGCCGACGCACGTGCAGAACTGA
- a CDS encoding acyl-CoA thioesterase has translation MSQVPLESLLDLLDLEQIEENIFRGQSRPAIVPRVFGGQVAAQALVAAGRTVPEDRLPHSLHAYFLRVGDAGAPIVYTVERMNDGRSFSARRVVAVQHGQPIFALSASFQRHEEGLEHQAPMPFSPDPETLPTAEQRLPAYGLDPAVVEKMLQARAAVDLRYVDDPPYGRYGEPREPHSQVWFRANGKLDDDPLLHVVLATYVSDMTLLDSILLAHGRGGWAVGDVVGASLDHAMWFHRPFRADEWLLYDQESPSASAGRGLGQGRIYTQDGRLAISVIQEGVVRVPRPKTP, from the coding sequence ATGAGTCAGGTACCACTTGAGTCTCTCCTCGATCTGCTCGACCTGGAGCAGATCGAGGAGAACATCTTCCGCGGCCAGTCCCGGCCCGCCATCGTCCCGAGGGTCTTCGGCGGGCAGGTCGCGGCCCAGGCGCTCGTCGCCGCCGGGCGGACGGTCCCCGAGGACCGGCTGCCCCACTCCCTCCACGCGTACTTCCTGCGCGTCGGCGACGCCGGCGCGCCCATCGTCTACACCGTCGAGCGCATGAACGACGGCCGCTCCTTCAGCGCGCGCCGCGTCGTCGCCGTCCAGCACGGGCAGCCGATCTTCGCCCTCTCCGCGTCCTTCCAGCGGCACGAGGAGGGCCTCGAACACCAGGCCCCCATGCCGTTCTCCCCCGACCCGGAGACCCTCCCCACCGCCGAGCAGCGGCTCCCGGCGTACGGCCTCGACCCGGCCGTCGTGGAGAAGATGCTTCAGGCCCGGGCCGCCGTCGACCTGCGCTATGTCGACGACCCGCCCTACGGCCGCTACGGCGAGCCGCGCGAGCCGCACTCCCAGGTGTGGTTCCGCGCCAACGGCAAGCTCGACGACGACCCGCTGCTGCATGTCGTCCTCGCCACCTACGTCTCCGACATGACGCTCCTCGACTCCATCCTGCTCGCGCACGGGCGCGGCGGCTGGGCCGTCGGCGACGTCGTCGGGGCCTCGCTCGACCACGCCATGTGGTTCCACCGGCCGTTCCGCGCCGACGAATGGCTCCTGTACGACCAGGAGTCGCCGTCCGCGTCGGCCGGTCGCGGCCTCGGCCAGGGCCGGATCTACACGCAGGACGGCCGCCTCGCGATCTCCGTGATCCAGGAGGGCGTCGTCCGCGTACCGAGGCCGAAGACGCCCTGA
- a CDS encoding SACE_7040 family transcriptional regulator — protein MATRTDAPTRREQILKEAARLFAERGFHGVGVDEIGAAVGISGPGLYRHFAGKDAMLAELLVGISGQLLTGAKRRLAEADGGSAETVLDSLIEGHIDFALDDRPLITLHDRELDRLRDSDRKLVRQLQRQYVELWVGVLREVYPDLAEPAARSAVHSVFGLLNSTPHLGRPGSLPGRAATAGLLHRMARGAFGAAASG, from the coding sequence ATGGCCACGAGAACCGACGCGCCCACCCGCCGCGAGCAGATCCTCAAGGAAGCCGCCCGTCTCTTCGCCGAGCGCGGTTTCCACGGGGTCGGTGTCGACGAGATAGGAGCCGCCGTCGGCATCAGCGGCCCCGGCCTCTACCGCCACTTCGCCGGCAAGGACGCGATGCTCGCGGAGCTGTTGGTGGGGATCAGCGGGCAGCTCCTGACCGGCGCGAAGCGCCGCCTGGCCGAGGCCGACGGGGGTTCGGCGGAGACGGTCCTCGACTCGCTCATCGAGGGGCACATCGACTTCGCCCTCGACGACCGTCCCCTCATCACCCTGCACGACCGCGAGCTGGACCGCCTCCGGGACAGCGACCGCAAGCTCGTACGGCAGCTCCAGCGGCAATACGTCGAGCTGTGGGTCGGGGTGCTCCGCGAGGTCTACCCGGATCTGGCGGAGCCCGCGGCCCGTTCCGCCGTGCACTCGGTGTTCGGCTTGCTGAACTCGACGCCGCATCTGGGGCGACCGGGGTCGTTGCCCGGGCGGGCGGCGACTGCGGGGTTGCTGCATCGGATGGCTCGGGGGGCGTTTGGGGCGGCCGCCTCCGGCTGA
- a CDS encoding PucR family transcriptional regulator, producing MEGTHTMPESAAPPAPAVPPTPPVPLSALLAREDLGLRQIAGPLDEGTVIHWAHTSEMSDPYPYLLGGELLLTAGVHIPEAAGSGTYFDDYVSRIVAAGGAALGFGVAPVHDTVPRALVAACDTYELPLIEVPPRTTFSGVARAVWQLMARARHAELRRVTEAQQALAAAASRPDPVPAVLRQLAQRVNGRAVLYGPEGTELAAFGREPEKAINQGLAALTTVVRPGPARGAGNCATSHEPPAPARTPQPPELSPRTPTPSSATDTINGTHLAAYSLGSGRGFTLGVATPHRTPGDHTITSVAAVLLSLLTGEQQSGTGAARTSALVRLLLGAEPADVAPLLGETTRWHVVHARPPEDGPPPDALAAAALGAALGSALIDTRDDVVRVLVPADREVTPQAGWTCGVSAPAEPHAWPTADVQAARALARARATRTPLVRHGPRTTLTQLLPEADATAHARALLAPLSASPSLTETLRTWLSLHGSWDRTAVALAVHRNTVRQRIGRCAALLDADLDDPDVRMELWFALRQE from the coding sequence ATGGAGGGAACGCACACCATGCCGGAGTCAGCCGCGCCACCCGCCCCGGCGGTCCCTCCCACCCCGCCCGTGCCCCTCTCGGCCCTCCTCGCCCGCGAGGACCTGGGCCTGCGGCAGATCGCCGGGCCCCTGGACGAGGGGACGGTGATCCACTGGGCGCACACCTCGGAGATGTCGGACCCGTATCCGTATCTGCTGGGCGGCGAGCTGCTGCTGACGGCCGGCGTCCACATCCCGGAGGCGGCGGGCTCGGGCACCTACTTCGACGACTACGTCTCCCGCATCGTCGCGGCGGGCGGCGCGGCCCTCGGCTTCGGCGTCGCCCCCGTGCACGACACGGTCCCCAGGGCGCTGGTCGCCGCCTGCGACACCTACGAGCTGCCGCTGATCGAGGTCCCGCCCCGGACGACCTTCTCGGGCGTGGCCCGCGCGGTCTGGCAACTCATGGCCCGCGCCCGCCACGCCGAACTCCGCCGCGTCACGGAGGCCCAGCAGGCCCTCGCGGCCGCCGCGTCCCGCCCGGACCCGGTCCCGGCGGTCCTGCGCCAACTGGCCCAACGGGTGAACGGCCGGGCGGTGCTGTACGGCCCGGAGGGCACGGAACTGGCGGCCTTCGGACGCGAGCCGGAGAAGGCGATCAACCAAGGCCTGGCAGCCCTGACAACAGTGGTCCGCCCCGGCCCCGCCAGGGGCGCGGGGAACTGCGCGACCAGCCACGAACCACCCGCACCCGCCAGAACACCGCAACCTCCCGAGCTCTCCCCGCGCACTCCCACCCCCTCCTCCGCCACGGACACAATCAACGGCACCCACCTCGCCGCCTACTCCCTGGGGTCAGGCCGCGGCTTCACTCTCGGCGTAGCCACCCCGCACCGCACCCCCGGCGACCACACCATCACCTCCGTCGCCGCCGTCCTCCTCTCCCTCCTCACCGGCGAACAGCAGAGCGGCACGGGCGCCGCCCGCACATCCGCGCTGGTACGGCTCCTGCTCGGCGCCGAGCCGGCGGACGTGGCGCCCCTCCTGGGCGAGACCACCCGCTGGCACGTCGTACACGCCCGGCCCCCCGAGGACGGCCCCCCGCCGGACGCCCTGGCCGCCGCCGCGCTCGGCGCGGCCCTGGGCTCGGCCCTGATCGACACCCGGGACGACGTCGTACGCGTCCTGGTCCCCGCCGACCGCGAGGTCACCCCCCAGGCCGGCTGGACCTGCGGGGTGAGCGCCCCCGCCGAGCCGCACGCGTGGCCGACCGCCGACGTCCAGGCCGCCCGGGCCCTGGCCCGGGCCAGGGCGACACGGACGCCGCTGGTCCGGCACGGGCCCCGCACGACACTCACCCAGCTCCTGCCGGAGGCCGACGCGACCGCCCACGCCCGCGCCCTGCTGGCCCCCCTCTCCGCCTCTCCGTCCCTCACCGAAACCCTGCGCACCTGGCTCTCCCTGCACGGCAGTTGGGACCGCACGGCCGTCGCGCTGGCCGTCCACCGCAACACGGTCCGCCAACGGATCGGCCGCTGCGCGGCGTTGCTGGACGCGGACCTCGACGACCCGGACGTGCGCATGGAGTTGTGGTTCGCGCTGCGACAGGAGTGA
- a CDS encoding phosphatase, translating into MPIPGTPSRAELVEHLVKTRIAGDVATPRENNLSHYRELANGNRHYWLGLELGDRWSDEQDVLAVMAERVGVNDDPGYRYGQDTIDPDLTVDALERMAARLRKAAEGGQRVLFATGHPGGLLQVHHETARALRAAGCEIMVIPDGLQTEEGYVMQFADVAVLEHGATLWHTHSPEPMRAILRGLEGAGRPLPDLVVADHGWAGCAGQLGVDSVGYADSNDPALFLGESEGTLQAVVPLDDHVVSPRYYDPMSAYLLEQAGLKER; encoded by the coding sequence ATGCCGATACCCGGGACCCCCAGCCGCGCCGAGCTCGTCGAACACCTCGTGAAGACGCGTATCGCGGGCGATGTCGCCACGCCGCGCGAGAACAACCTCTCCCACTACCGCGAACTGGCCAACGGCAACCGCCACTACTGGCTCGGCCTGGAGCTCGGGGACCGCTGGAGCGACGAGCAGGACGTGCTGGCCGTGATGGCGGAGCGCGTCGGCGTGAACGACGACCCGGGGTACCGCTACGGCCAGGACACCATCGACCCGGATCTGACCGTCGACGCGCTGGAGCGCATGGCGGCCCGGCTGCGCAAGGCCGCGGAGGGCGGGCAGCGCGTCCTGTTCGCCACCGGCCACCCCGGCGGTCTGCTCCAGGTGCACCACGAGACGGCGCGGGCGCTGCGCGCGGCCGGCTGCGAGATCATGGTCATCCCGGACGGCCTGCAGACGGAGGAGGGGTACGTCATGCAGTTCGCGGACGTGGCCGTCCTCGAACACGGCGCCACCCTCTGGCACACCCACTCCCCCGAGCCGATGCGCGCCATCCTCCGGGGCCTGGAGGGCGCCGGCCGCCCGCTGCCCGACCTGGTCGTCGCCGACCACGGCTGGGCGGGCTGCGCCGGCCAGCTCGGCGTCGACTCCGTCGGCTACGCGGACTCCAACGACCCGGCCCTCTTCCTCGGCGAGTCCGAGGGCACCCTCCAGGCCGTGGTCCCGCTCGACGACCACGTGGTCAGCCCGCGCTACTACGACCCGATGTCGGCGTACCTGCTGGAGCAGGCGGGGCTCAAGGAGAGGTAG
- a CDS encoding sodium:solute symporter, translating to MAVDYTVIVVYLAGMLAMGWWGMRRARSKSEFLVAGRRLGPTMYSGTMAAIVLGGASTIGGVGLGYRYGLSGAWMVFTIGLGLLALSVFFSARIARLKVYTVSEMLDLRYGGRAGVISGVVMWAYTLMLAVTSTIAYATIFDVLFDMNRTLAIVLGGSIVVAYSTLGGMWSITLTDMVQFVVKTIGVLVLLLPIAVVKAGGFGEMRDELPTSYFDPLGIGGETIFTYVLIYTFGMLIGQDIWQRVFTARSDRTAKWGGTVAGTYCLAYALAGAVIGTAAKVLFPDLASADDAFATIVKEELPLGVRGLVLAAALAAVMSTSSGALIACATVANNDIWSRVRGKATSGERDEVRGNRAFILIMGLAVIGTAIALNNVIEALTVAYNLLVGGLLVPILGGLLWRRGTAQGALASVIVGGLAVIGLMASYGILANEPVYYGLLSSLVAYVAVSLATPATDAAVLDAWRERLAGRTPELVTEPVPTHQ from the coding sequence GTGGCCGTCGACTACACCGTGATCGTCGTCTATCTGGCCGGCATGCTGGCCATGGGCTGGTGGGGCATGCGCCGCGCCAGGTCGAAGAGCGAGTTCCTGGTCGCCGGGCGCCGCCTCGGCCCCACGATGTACTCCGGCACCATGGCGGCCATCGTCCTCGGCGGCGCCTCCACCATCGGCGGGGTCGGGCTGGGATACCGGTACGGGCTGTCCGGCGCGTGGATGGTGTTCACCATCGGCCTCGGGCTGCTCGCCCTCTCCGTCTTCTTCTCGGCCCGCATCGCCCGTCTGAAGGTCTACACCGTCTCCGAGATGCTCGACCTGCGCTACGGCGGCCGCGCGGGCGTCATCTCCGGTGTCGTCATGTGGGCGTACACCCTGATGCTCGCCGTCACCTCCACCATCGCGTACGCCACGATCTTCGACGTCCTTTTCGACATGAACCGCACGCTCGCGATCGTCCTCGGCGGCTCGATCGTCGTCGCGTACTCGACGCTCGGCGGCATGTGGTCGATCACCTTGACGGACATGGTCCAGTTCGTGGTGAAGACCATCGGCGTGCTGGTGCTCCTGCTGCCCATCGCCGTCGTCAAGGCGGGCGGGTTCGGCGAGATGAGGGACGAGCTCCCCACCTCGTACTTCGACCCGCTGGGCATCGGCGGCGAGACGATCTTCACGTACGTCCTGATCTATACGTTCGGCATGCTCATCGGGCAGGACATCTGGCAGCGCGTGTTCACCGCCCGGAGCGACCGGACGGCCAAGTGGGGCGGCACGGTCGCGGGCACCTACTGCCTCGCGTACGCCCTCGCCGGCGCCGTCATCGGTACGGCGGCCAAGGTGCTGTTCCCGGACCTCGCGAGCGCCGACGACGCCTTCGCGACCATCGTCAAGGAGGAACTTCCCCTCGGCGTCAGGGGGTTGGTGCTCGCCGCCGCCCTGGCCGCCGTGATGTCGACGTCCTCCGGCGCGCTCATCGCCTGCGCGACCGTCGCCAACAACGACATCTGGTCGCGGGTGCGGGGGAAGGCCACGTCCGGTGAGCGCGACGAAGTGCGGGGCAACCGCGCCTTCATCCTCATCATGGGCCTCGCCGTGATCGGTACGGCCATCGCTCTCAACAACGTCATCGAGGCCCTCACCGTTGCCTACAACCTCCTCGTCGGCGGACTCCTCGTCCCGATCCTCGGTGGCCTGCTGTGGAGGCGCGGCACCGCACAGGGTGCCCTCGCCTCGGTGATCGTCGGCGGCCTGGCGGTCATCGGCCTGATGGCGTCCTACGGCATCCTCGCCAACGAGCCCGTCTACTACGGCCTGCTCTCCTCCCTGGTCGCGTACGTCGCCGTCTCCCTGGCGACCCCGGCGACCGACGCCGCCGTACTCGACGCCTGGCGCGAGCGTCTCGCCGGGCGGACCCCCGAACTCGTGACCGAACCCGTACCGACTCACCAGTAG